One stretch of Paramormyrops kingsleyae isolate MSU_618 chromosome 4, PKINGS_0.4, whole genome shotgun sequence DNA includes these proteins:
- the LOC111840218 gene encoding uncharacterized protein isoform X1 — protein sequence MEGAASEKSPPVECKTKRTERVLMERAGSSVPSCVSMKSDRSMEPPVRFRGRPFPTDQSVLMERAGSSVPSCVSMKSDRSMEPPVRFRGRPFLTDQRGRVKRCNSHPHKGDLSSVFKLLEEKAQMFLKDELMKFKRYLDQNDPECSEPQLEEDNDLDSDGQMQKTCGREGALKITLYILRTMEQNDLADMLEKRHLLLQCQHRIKCNLKQKFECVFEGNPKEGQPTLFSEIYTELYITEAGAGGVNDEHEVRQIETASKKRQTEDTTVTCNDIFKPLCGRKTPIRTVLTKGVAGIGKTVSVQKVILDWAEGKANQDIHFIFALPFRDLNLIKDEYSLIDLLHHFVPELKSLESTELYRYKVLLILDGLDECRLPLDFQNNESCFDVTMKMSLDVLLTNLIKGDLLPSALLWITSRPAAANQIPPECVHQVTEIRGFNDAQKEEYFRKRFSDQSLASRIIRHVKSSRSLFIMCHIPVFCWISATVLESLFSESDSGEIPRTLTEMYTHFLIFQTSLKKDKYIKNYEIKLNEYSKEFLLKLCKLAFDNLEKCNLIFYEQDLTENDIDVTEASVYSGVCTEVFKEEYGLYQDKVYCFVHLSIQEYLAALYVFLSNSSADLLKTAVDQALKSKNGHLDLYLRFLLGLSTDSSKILLQRTLGLKRTLLQKLLGETRPSSHNIKETAQYIKEKIQENLSAERTINLFHCLNELGDNSLIEEVQRYLSSGSLSAADLSPAQWSALAFVLLMSDKELDVFDLKRYIRSDEGLQRLLPVIKKSRTALLNSCNLTKTCCEVLASALRSNSSQLTELDLSDNDLQDSGVKLLSAALEDSHCKLEILRLSGCRVTEEGCSSLASALRSNPSHLRELDLSDNDLQDSGVKLLSGGLEDSHCKLEILRLSGCRVTEEGCSSLASALRSNPSHLRELDLSDNDLQDSGVKLLSGGLEDSHCKLEILRLSGCRVTEEGCSSLASALRSNPSHLRELDLSYNDLQDSGVKLLSAGLWDSHCKLGILRLSGCRVTEEGCSSLASALRSNPSHLRELDLSYNHPGDSGVKLLSAVLEDPKCKLEKLNVDHSGECRTRPGLQKYSCQLTLDPNTANRYLSLSEGNRKVTGGAKQPYPDHPERFDGWWFQVLGKESLTGRCYWEAEWTGVTRIGVTYKGIGRKGDSADCELGANDKSWSLYCHSDSYSVWHNNKHTVIPIEPSGSHRVGVYLDWGAGALSFYRISSDGLTLLYRFTSSFTEPLYPGFRIYRNSSVSLCMLG from the exons tgtcctgatggagagagcaggctcatctgtacccagctgtgtctccatgaagagtgacaggtCAATGGAGCCCCCAGTCAGATTCAGAGGGCGACCTTTTCTTACAGATCAAag GGGCCGAGTGAAAAGATGTAATTCTCACCCACATAAAGGAGACTTATCATCCGTCTTCAAG TTACTGGAGGAAAAAGCTCAAATGTttctgaaggatgagctgatgaaattcaaaaggtacctggatcagaatgacccagaatgctctgagcctcagctggaggaggacaatgacctggacagtgatggtcagatgcagaagacctgtggtagagagggagctctgaagatcacactgtacatcctgaggaccatggagcaaaatgatctcgctgacatgctggagaaga ggcaTCTTCTGTTGCAATGTCAGCATAGAATCAAATGTAACCTGAAGCAaaaatttgagtgtgtatttgaagggaatcctaaggaaggacagccaacacttttcagtgagatttacacagaactctacataactgaagcgggagctggaggagtcaatgatgaacatgaagtgagacagattgaaacagcatccaagaaaaggcaaacagaagatactacagtcacgtgcaatgatatatttaaacccttatgtgggcgtaaaacacctatcagaactgtactcactaaaggggtggcaggtatcgggaaaacagtctctgtgcagaaagttattcttgactgggcagaaggaaaagcaaaccaggacattcacttcatatttgctcttcctttccgcgacctgaatttgattaaggatgaatacagtctgattgatctgcttcaccactttgtcccagaactgaaatcacttgaatccactgagctgtataggtacaaagttttgttgatcTTGGATGGTCTAGATGAGTGTCgtcttcctctagattttcagaacaatgagagtTGTTTTGATGTAACAATGAAAatgtcactggatgtgctgttgactaacctcattaagggggatctgcttccatctgctctcctctggataacctcccggccagcagcagccaatcagatacctcctgagtgtgtCCACCAGGTGACGGAGATACGAGGTTTCaatgatgcccagaaggaggaatatttcaggaagagatttagtgatcagagcctggccagcaggattatcagacatgtgaaatcatcaaggagcctcttcatcatgtgccacatacctgtgttctgctggatttcagccactgttcttGAGAGTCTTTTTAGTGAGTCTGACagtggagaaattccaaggactctgactgaaatgtacacacacttcctgatctttcagacaagtttaaaaaaagacaagtaTATCAAAAACTATGAAATCAAGCTTAATGAATAcagcaaggaattccttttaaaactctgtaaactggcttttgacaaccttgagaaatgcaatctcatattttatgagcaagatctgacagagaatgacattgatgtcactgaagcttcagtttactctggagtgtgcacagaagtctttaaagaggagtatgggttgtatcaggataaggtgtactgctttgtgcatctgagcatccaggagtatctcgctgctttatatgtgtttctgtcaaactcatcagctgacctgctgaagactgcagtggatcaggcattaaagagcaagaatggacacttggacctctacctccgcttcctccttggcctctcaacagactccagtaagatTCTGTTGCAAAGAACACTGGGCCTGAAAAGAACTCTGTTACAAAAACTACTGGGAGAGACTAGACCCAGCTCACATAACATTAAGGAAACGGCCCAGtacatcaaggagaaaatacaggagaatttatctgcagaaaggaccatcaacctgttccactgtctgaatgaactgggtgacaattctctaatagaggaagtacaaagatacctgagttcaggaagcctttcagcagcagacctctcacctgcacagtggtcagctctggcctttgtgttactgatgtcagataaggagctggatgtgtttgatctgaagagatacatcagatcagatgaaggtcttcagaggctgctgcctgtgatcaagaaatctaggacagctct cctgaacagctgtaatctcacaaagacatgctgtgaagtgttggcttcagctctcagatcaaactcctctcagctgacagagctggacctgagtgacaatgacctgcaggattcaggggtgaagctgctctctgctgcactggaggattcacactgtaaactggagatactgag gctgtcaggctgtagagtcacagaagaaggctgttcatccctggcttcagctctgaggtcaaacccctcacacctgagagagctggacctgagtgacaatgacctgcaggattcaggggtgaagctgctctctggtGGACTGgaggattcacactgtaaactggagatactgag gctgtcaggctgtagagtcacagaagaaggctgttcatccctggcttcagctctgaggtcaaacccctcacacctgagagagctggacctgagtgacaatgacctgcaggattcaggggtgaagctgctctctggtGGACTGgaggattcacactgtaaactggagatactgag gctgtcaggctgtagagtcacagaagaaggctgttcatccctggcttcagctctgaggtcaaacccctcacacctgagagagctggacctgagctacaatgacctgcaggattcaggggtgaagctgctctctgctggactgtgggattcacactgtaaactggggatactgag gctgtcaggctgtagagtcacagaagaaggctgttcatccctggcttcagctctgaggtcaaacccctcacacctgagagagctggacctgagctacaatcacccaggagactcaggagtgaagctgctctctgctgtactggaggatcccaaatgtaaactggagaaactgaa tgtggaccacagtggagagtgcaggaccagaccaggcttacagaaat actcctgccagctgacgctggaccccaacacagcaaacagatacctgtctctgtcagaggggaacaggaaggtgactgggggggcaaagcagccatatcctgatcatccagagagatttgatgGCTGGTGGTTCCAAGTTCTGGGCaaagagagtctgactggtcgctgttactgggaggctgagtggactGGAGTAACccggataggagtgacttataaaggaattgggaggaaaggagacagtgCTGATTGTGAGCTTGgagccaatgacaagtcatggagtctgtaCTGTCAttctgacagttactctgtctggcacaataataaacacactgtcatacccatagagccctcaggctcccacagagtaggagtgtatctggactggggggctggtgctctgtccttctacagaatctcctctgatggactgaccctcctgtacagattcacctcctcattcactgagcccctctatccagggtttaGGATTTATAGAAATtcctccgtgtccctgtgcatgctgggatag
- the LOC111840218 gene encoding uncharacterized protein isoform X2, translated as MERAGSSVPSCVSMKSDRSMEPPVRFRGRPFPTDQSVLMERAGSSVPSCVSMKSDRSMEPPVRFRGRPFLTDQRGRVKRCNSHPHKGDLSSVFKLLEEKAQMFLKDELMKFKRYLDQNDPECSEPQLEEDNDLDSDGQMQKTCGREGALKITLYILRTMEQNDLADMLEKRHLLLQCQHRIKCNLKQKFECVFEGNPKEGQPTLFSEIYTELYITEAGAGGVNDEHEVRQIETASKKRQTEDTTVTCNDIFKPLCGRKTPIRTVLTKGVAGIGKTVSVQKVILDWAEGKANQDIHFIFALPFRDLNLIKDEYSLIDLLHHFVPELKSLESTELYRYKVLLILDGLDECRLPLDFQNNESCFDVTMKMSLDVLLTNLIKGDLLPSALLWITSRPAAANQIPPECVHQVTEIRGFNDAQKEEYFRKRFSDQSLASRIIRHVKSSRSLFIMCHIPVFCWISATVLESLFSESDSGEIPRTLTEMYTHFLIFQTSLKKDKYIKNYEIKLNEYSKEFLLKLCKLAFDNLEKCNLIFYEQDLTENDIDVTEASVYSGVCTEVFKEEYGLYQDKVYCFVHLSIQEYLAALYVFLSNSSADLLKTAVDQALKSKNGHLDLYLRFLLGLSTDSSKILLQRTLGLKRTLLQKLLGETRPSSHNIKETAQYIKEKIQENLSAERTINLFHCLNELGDNSLIEEVQRYLSSGSLSAADLSPAQWSALAFVLLMSDKELDVFDLKRYIRSDEGLQRLLPVIKKSRTALLNSCNLTKTCCEVLASALRSNSSQLTELDLSDNDLQDSGVKLLSAALEDSHCKLEILRLSGCRVTEEGCSSLASALRSNPSHLRELDLSDNDLQDSGVKLLSGGLEDSHCKLEILRLSGCRVTEEGCSSLASALRSNPSHLRELDLSDNDLQDSGVKLLSGGLEDSHCKLEILRLSGCRVTEEGCSSLASALRSNPSHLRELDLSYNDLQDSGVKLLSAGLWDSHCKLGILRLSGCRVTEEGCSSLASALRSNPSHLRELDLSYNHPGDSGVKLLSAVLEDPKCKLEKLNVDHSGECRTRPGLQKYSCQLTLDPNTANRYLSLSEGNRKVTGGAKQPYPDHPERFDGWWFQVLGKESLTGRCYWEAEWTGVTRIGVTYKGIGRKGDSADCELGANDKSWSLYCHSDSYSVWHNNKHTVIPIEPSGSHRVGVYLDWGAGALSFYRISSDGLTLLYRFTSSFTEPLYPGFRIYRNSSVSLCMLG; from the exons tgtcctgatggagagagcaggctcatctgtacccagctgtgtctccatgaagagtgacaggtCAATGGAGCCCCCAGTCAGATTCAGAGGGCGACCTTTTCTTACAGATCAAag GGGCCGAGTGAAAAGATGTAATTCTCACCCACATAAAGGAGACTTATCATCCGTCTTCAAG TTACTGGAGGAAAAAGCTCAAATGTttctgaaggatgagctgatgaaattcaaaaggtacctggatcagaatgacccagaatgctctgagcctcagctggaggaggacaatgacctggacagtgatggtcagatgcagaagacctgtggtagagagggagctctgaagatcacactgtacatcctgaggaccatggagcaaaatgatctcgctgacatgctggagaaga ggcaTCTTCTGTTGCAATGTCAGCATAGAATCAAATGTAACCTGAAGCAaaaatttgagtgtgtatttgaagggaatcctaaggaaggacagccaacacttttcagtgagatttacacagaactctacataactgaagcgggagctggaggagtcaatgatgaacatgaagtgagacagattgaaacagcatccaagaaaaggcaaacagaagatactacagtcacgtgcaatgatatatttaaacccttatgtgggcgtaaaacacctatcagaactgtactcactaaaggggtggcaggtatcgggaaaacagtctctgtgcagaaagttattcttgactgggcagaaggaaaagcaaaccaggacattcacttcatatttgctcttcctttccgcgacctgaatttgattaaggatgaatacagtctgattgatctgcttcaccactttgtcccagaactgaaatcacttgaatccactgagctgtataggtacaaagttttgttgatcTTGGATGGTCTAGATGAGTGTCgtcttcctctagattttcagaacaatgagagtTGTTTTGATGTAACAATGAAAatgtcactggatgtgctgttgactaacctcattaagggggatctgcttccatctgctctcctctggataacctcccggccagcagcagccaatcagatacctcctgagtgtgtCCACCAGGTGACGGAGATACGAGGTTTCaatgatgcccagaaggaggaatatttcaggaagagatttagtgatcagagcctggccagcaggattatcagacatgtgaaatcatcaaggagcctcttcatcatgtgccacatacctgtgttctgctggatttcagccactgttcttGAGAGTCTTTTTAGTGAGTCTGACagtggagaaattccaaggactctgactgaaatgtacacacacttcctgatctttcagacaagtttaaaaaaagacaagtaTATCAAAAACTATGAAATCAAGCTTAATGAATAcagcaaggaattccttttaaaactctgtaaactggcttttgacaaccttgagaaatgcaatctcatattttatgagcaagatctgacagagaatgacattgatgtcactgaagcttcagtttactctggagtgtgcacagaagtctttaaagaggagtatgggttgtatcaggataaggtgtactgctttgtgcatctgagcatccaggagtatctcgctgctttatatgtgtttctgtcaaactcatcagctgacctgctgaagactgcagtggatcaggcattaaagagcaagaatggacacttggacctctacctccgcttcctccttggcctctcaacagactccagtaagatTCTGTTGCAAAGAACACTGGGCCTGAAAAGAACTCTGTTACAAAAACTACTGGGAGAGACTAGACCCAGCTCACATAACATTAAGGAAACGGCCCAGtacatcaaggagaaaatacaggagaatttatctgcagaaaggaccatcaacctgttccactgtctgaatgaactgggtgacaattctctaatagaggaagtacaaagatacctgagttcaggaagcctttcagcagcagacctctcacctgcacagtggtcagctctggcctttgtgttactgatgtcagataaggagctggatgtgtttgatctgaagagatacatcagatcagatgaaggtcttcagaggctgctgcctgtgatcaagaaatctaggacagctct cctgaacagctgtaatctcacaaagacatgctgtgaagtgttggcttcagctctcagatcaaactcctctcagctgacagagctggacctgagtgacaatgacctgcaggattcaggggtgaagctgctctctgctgcactggaggattcacactgtaaactggagatactgag gctgtcaggctgtagagtcacagaagaaggctgttcatccctggcttcagctctgaggtcaaacccctcacacctgagagagctggacctgagtgacaatgacctgcaggattcaggggtgaagctgctctctggtGGACTGgaggattcacactgtaaactggagatactgag gctgtcaggctgtagagtcacagaagaaggctgttcatccctggcttcagctctgaggtcaaacccctcacacctgagagagctggacctgagtgacaatgacctgcaggattcaggggtgaagctgctctctggtGGACTGgaggattcacactgtaaactggagatactgag gctgtcaggctgtagagtcacagaagaaggctgttcatccctggcttcagctctgaggtcaaacccctcacacctgagagagctggacctgagctacaatgacctgcaggattcaggggtgaagctgctctctgctggactgtgggattcacactgtaaactggggatactgag gctgtcaggctgtagagtcacagaagaaggctgttcatccctggcttcagctctgaggtcaaacccctcacacctgagagagctggacctgagctacaatcacccaggagactcaggagtgaagctgctctctgctgtactggaggatcccaaatgtaaactggagaaactgaa tgtggaccacagtggagagtgcaggaccagaccaggcttacagaaat actcctgccagctgacgctggaccccaacacagcaaacagatacctgtctctgtcagaggggaacaggaaggtgactgggggggcaaagcagccatatcctgatcatccagagagatttgatgGCTGGTGGTTCCAAGTTCTGGGCaaagagagtctgactggtcgctgttactgggaggctgagtggactGGAGTAACccggataggagtgacttataaaggaattgggaggaaaggagacagtgCTGATTGTGAGCTTGgagccaatgacaagtcatggagtctgtaCTGTCAttctgacagttactctgtctggcacaataataaacacactgtcatacccatagagccctcaggctcccacagagtaggagtgtatctggactggggggctggtgctctgtccttctacagaatctcctctgatggactgaccctcctgtacagattcacctcctcattcactgagcccctctatccagggtttaGGATTTATAGAAATtcctccgtgtccctgtgcatgctgggatag